From one Sorangium aterium genomic stretch:
- a CDS encoding TFIIB-type zinc ribbon-containing protein has product MNCPKCTASMDVVTFGGIDVDRCTACGGIWFDSREKESLKAMAGSQQIDTGDPSVGRKNNQIRRVPCPRCTTPMVRMVDPEQSHIWYENCSVCGGVYFDAGEFRDYKEHTLSDFFRDLFARPRS; this is encoded by the coding sequence GTGAACTGCCCGAAATGCACCGCCTCGATGGATGTCGTCACCTTCGGCGGGATCGATGTCGACCGGTGTACTGCGTGCGGCGGGATCTGGTTCGATAGCCGGGAGAAAGAGTCCCTCAAGGCCATGGCGGGCTCCCAGCAGATCGACACCGGCGACCCGTCGGTCGGGCGGAAGAACAACCAGATCCGGCGGGTGCCGTGCCCCCGCTGCACGACGCCGATGGTGCGCATGGTCGACCCGGAGCAGTCGCACATCTGGTACGAGAACTGCAGCGTCTGCGGCGGCGTCTACTTCGATGCCGGCGAGTTCCGCGATTACAAGGAGCACACGCTGAGCGACTTCTTTCGGGACCTGTTCGCGCGCCCGCGCAGCTGA
- a CDS encoding class II glutamine amidotransferase, with the protein MPTDIVFSFTGLALRGGQTGPHADGWGVSLYDGLFARTFLEPHPAFSSPLARFIRENPIHTALAIAHVRKMTRGGAALKNTHPFMRVLHRRHVVFAHNGTLPTVRDRKLHVETPVGDTDSEHAFCVLLEAIRSAYGASYPADGRELGRTLYELGNELGADGVFNFLFADGEHLFARCGDHLSCILRQAPFGEATLVDADLKVNFNDLHGVGPDARMAVVATEPLTRDELWRKATPGTLWVFRAGELLATFPEAREGSSAEESGREAP; encoded by the coding sequence GTGCCGACGGACATCGTGTTCTCGTTCACGGGGCTCGCGCTCCGCGGCGGGCAGACGGGGCCACACGCGGACGGCTGGGGTGTCTCGCTGTACGATGGGCTGTTCGCGCGGACGTTCCTCGAGCCTCACCCGGCCTTCTCGAGCCCGCTCGCGCGGTTCATCCGCGAGAACCCGATCCACACGGCCCTCGCCATCGCGCACGTGCGCAAGATGACGCGCGGGGGAGCGGCGCTGAAGAACACGCACCCTTTCATGAGGGTCCTCCACCGCCGGCACGTCGTGTTCGCGCACAACGGCACCTTGCCCACGGTCAGGGATCGGAAGCTCCACGTCGAGACGCCTGTCGGCGACACCGACAGCGAGCACGCCTTCTGCGTCCTCCTCGAGGCGATCCGGAGCGCGTACGGCGCGAGCTACCCGGCCGACGGGCGGGAGCTCGGGCGCACGCTTTACGAGCTCGGGAACGAGCTCGGCGCAGATGGCGTCTTCAACTTCCTGTTCGCGGACGGCGAGCACCTCTTCGCCCGCTGCGGCGACCACCTCTCCTGCATCCTGCGCCAGGCCCCGTTCGGCGAGGCCACGCTCGTGGACGCGGATCTCAAGGTGAATTTCAACGATCTCCACGGCGTGGGCCCCGACGCGCGCATGGCGGTCGTGGCCACCGAGCCGCTCACGCGCGACGAGCTCTGGCGCAAGGCGACGCCCGGCACCCTGTGGGTCTTCCGCGCCGGCGAGCTCCTGGCGACGTTCCCCGAGGCCCGCGAGGGCTCAAGCGCCGAGGAGTCCGGCCGCGAGGCCCCCTGA
- a CDS encoding ATP-dependent 6-phosphofructokinase, with product MVTPADLAIKDLGPCRHPSPVAEKLGEKATVYVGEADKVLFNDRLSAVLADASGERPPAFELAGPRNRVFWDPKEVRAGIVTCGGLCPGVNNVIRGLVLTMAQSYGVPEIFGFRYGYEGLVARFGHAPMRLDPRSVEEIHRMGGTVLGTSRGNQDPHQMVDTLEALGINVLFVVGGDGTIRGAMSLVRAIEERRLSIGVVGVPKTIDNDIKFIDRSFGFESAFAAAVDVIRSAHVEASGAKNGIGLVKLMGRHSGFIACAAALASADVDVVLIPEVHAELDGPCGLLAHLERRLARHGNAVIVVAEGAMQEHCTSSAEPMATDLSGNLKLKDIGLFLRDRINAHFRARGVEATLKYLDPSYHIRSVPASPSDSVYCWNMARNAVHAAMAGNTEMLIGRWHGRFVHVPMPLAVRMRKQVNPTDDLWMAVVEATGQPLSFY from the coding sequence GTGGTGACCCCTGCCGACCTCGCCATCAAGGATCTCGGCCCTTGCCGGCACCCCTCGCCCGTCGCCGAGAAGCTCGGCGAGAAGGCCACGGTGTACGTCGGCGAGGCCGACAAGGTGCTGTTCAACGATCGCCTGTCCGCCGTCCTCGCGGACGCCTCCGGCGAGCGGCCGCCTGCGTTCGAGCTGGCCGGGCCGCGCAACCGCGTCTTCTGGGATCCGAAGGAGGTGCGCGCCGGCATCGTGACGTGCGGCGGGCTCTGCCCCGGCGTCAACAACGTCATCCGCGGCCTCGTGCTCACGATGGCGCAGAGCTATGGCGTGCCGGAGATCTTCGGCTTCCGCTACGGCTACGAGGGGCTCGTCGCCCGCTTCGGGCACGCCCCGATGCGCCTGGATCCCCGGAGCGTCGAGGAGATCCACCGCATGGGCGGCACCGTGCTCGGCACCTCCCGCGGCAACCAGGACCCGCACCAGATGGTGGACACCCTCGAGGCCCTCGGCATCAACGTCCTCTTCGTCGTCGGCGGCGACGGCACCATCCGCGGCGCGATGTCGCTCGTCCGGGCCATCGAGGAGCGCCGCCTGTCGATCGGGGTCGTCGGCGTGCCGAAGACCATCGACAACGACATCAAGTTCATCGACCGCAGCTTCGGCTTCGAGAGCGCCTTCGCCGCCGCCGTGGACGTCATCCGCAGCGCGCACGTGGAGGCCTCGGGGGCGAAGAACGGCATCGGCCTCGTCAAGCTGATGGGCCGGCACTCGGGCTTCATTGCGTGCGCGGCGGCGCTCGCGTCGGCGGACGTGGACGTGGTCCTCATCCCCGAGGTCCACGCGGAGCTCGACGGCCCCTGCGGGCTGCTCGCGCACCTCGAGCGCCGGCTCGCCCGCCACGGCAACGCCGTGATCGTCGTCGCCGAGGGCGCCATGCAAGAACACTGCACCTCCAGCGCGGAGCCCATGGCGACGGACCTCAGCGGCAACCTCAAGCTGAAGGACATCGGCCTCTTCCTGCGCGACCGCATCAACGCCCACTTCCGGGCGCGCGGCGTCGAGGCGACGCTGAAGTACCTGGACCCGAGCTATCATATCCGCAGCGTCCCCGCGTCCCCGTCGGACAGCGTGTATTGCTGGAACATGGCCCGGAACGCGGTCCACGCGGCCATGGCGGGCAACACCGAGATGCTGATCGGCCGGTGGCACGGCCGCTTCGTGCACGTGCCGATGCCCCTGGCCGTCCGCATGCGCAAGCAGGTGAACCCGACGGACGACCTGTGGATGGCCGTCGTGGAGGCCACGGGGCAGCCGCTCTCATTCTACTAA
- a CDS encoding LysR family transcriptional regulator: MEYQSGRSLEELAAFVAVVEANGFTAAARAMRARKATLSARVQELEQRLGVSLLVRTTRSLRLTDEGRAYFEHARRSLAAARDAEAVVALARSKPSGLLRITTSSALAGALLESVITPYLARYPDVVVELDTSARRVDLAREGFDLAIRVGPLDDSSLVARRLGTATGGYYASPRYLDRRGVPARPEELGHHETIVVAREEGPKDWPFVAGSRTRSIAVRPRLSVGSFELAAQAAAAGAGIVRAPLYFVRPFLSKKRLVQVLKEWTPQGFDVHAVFPPGGTLVPKTRVFLDMLAAWFTRNGSCA; encoded by the coding sequence GTGGAGTACCAATCCGGCCGCTCGCTCGAGGAGCTCGCCGCCTTCGTCGCCGTCGTCGAGGCCAATGGATTCACCGCGGCTGCCCGCGCGATGCGGGCGCGCAAGGCGACGCTCAGCGCGCGGGTGCAGGAGCTCGAGCAGCGGCTCGGCGTCTCGCTCCTCGTCCGGACGACGCGCTCCCTGCGCCTGACCGACGAAGGGCGCGCGTACTTCGAGCACGCGCGAAGGTCGCTCGCCGCCGCGCGCGACGCCGAGGCCGTGGTCGCGCTGGCCAGGTCGAAGCCGAGCGGGCTGCTGCGGATCACGACGTCGTCCGCGCTCGCGGGGGCGCTGCTGGAGAGCGTCATCACGCCGTACCTGGCCCGTTACCCCGATGTCGTCGTCGAGCTGGACACCTCGGCGCGGAGGGTCGATCTGGCGCGAGAGGGCTTCGATCTCGCCATCCGCGTCGGCCCGCTCGACGACTCCTCGCTGGTCGCCCGGCGGCTCGGCACGGCGACGGGCGGCTATTACGCGAGCCCCCGCTACCTCGACCGCCGCGGCGTCCCGGCGCGCCCCGAGGAGCTCGGCCACCACGAGACGATCGTCGTCGCGCGCGAGGAGGGGCCCAAAGATTGGCCCTTCGTCGCTGGCTCGAGGACGCGATCCATCGCCGTGCGCCCGCGCCTCTCCGTCGGCAGCTTCGAGCTGGCCGCGCAGGCCGCCGCGGCCGGCGCCGGCATCGTTCGAGCGCCCCTCTACTTCGTCCGCCCGTTCCTCTCGAAGAAGCGGCTCGTCCAGGTCCTGAAGGAGTGGACGCCTCAGGGGTTCGACGTCCACGCCGTCTTCCCGCCCGGCGGCACGCTCGTCCCGAAGACCCGCGTCTTTCTCGACATGCTAGCGGCCTGGTTCACGAGGAACGGGAGCTGCGCATAA